Proteins from one Malaya genurostris strain Urasoe2022 chromosome 2, Malgen_1.1, whole genome shotgun sequence genomic window:
- the LOC131429634 gene encoding 17-beta-hydroxysteroid dehydrogenase 13-like isoform X1 — MPSRKVLSRNDSSFIPNWLEYHKKPVSMILRLYSSFILFWDFCIILMYFALQLLGSLFQLVKPPERKSVAGEIVAIFGTSRGVGRDLALQLAELGAKVACVDINSADNDKLVKSINSSGYIAHAFDCDVTNKNDVIRTTNSIEKTFGPISMLFHCCGVPSPRSLITEAPTIQATLELSVVSHFWLLEAILPKMKRHKHGHIVFLTSVAGLSGVKHQTPLSVAQFAVQGLFESVLDELRIEKLHKSIHTSLVHLYPFVITPNRRNDIRLRIPSAFGTIPSDAAARRIIDGVRRNKLEISIPKYLLWLGHVVRLLPRRATLLLRELFDTGVEF, encoded by the exons ATGCCTAGCCGAAAAGTGCTTTCAAGAAAT GACTCATCATTCATCCCTAACTGGCTTGAGTACCACAAAAAACCGGTTTCAATGATATTAAGACTGTACTCAAGCTTCATCCTATTTTGGgatttttgcataattttgatgtATTTTGCGCTCCAGTTGTTGGGATCACTGTTCCAACTAGTGAAACCTCCAGAGCGAAAATCAGTCGCCGGTGAAATCGTGGCG ATTTTTGGCACCAGTCGCGGTGTAGGACGTGACCTGGCGCTTCAATTAGCCGAACTCGGAGCCAAAGTGGCGTGTGTGGACATTAACTCTGCGGACAATGACAAGCTAGTCAAGAGCATTAACTCGAGCGGTTATATTGCCCATGCATTTGACTGCGACGTAACGAACAAGAATGACGTTATTCGAACGAcgaattcaattgaaaaaacGTTTGGGCCGATTTCAATGCTTTTTCATTGCTGCGGAGTGCCCAGCCCTCGATCACTGATCACGGAAGCCCCAACTATTCAAGCAACCCTCGAGCTGAGTGTTGTATCACATTTCTGG CTTCTGGAAGCaattttgccaaaaatgaaGCGTCACAAGCATGGTCACATTGTGTTTCTTACCTCGGTAGCCGGACTGAGCGGGGTAAAACATCAGACACCCTTGTCGGTGGCCCAGTTTGCCGTTCAGGGACTATTTGAAtcagtactcgacgaactgcgcATCGAGAAGTTACATAAAAGTATTCACACGTCCTTGGTTCACCTTTACCCGTTCGTAATAACTCCAAACCGCCGCAACGATATTCGACTGCGTATTCCGTCGGCATTCGGAACAATCCCATCGGATGCAGCAGCTCGTCGAATCATCGACGGCGTCCGaagaaacaaactcgaaattagTATTCCGAAATATCTGCTGTGGCTGGGACACGTAGTCCGTTTACTCCCGCGGCGAGCTACACTGCTACTGCGAGAGCTCTTCGATACCGGAGTGGAATTCTAG
- the LOC131429634 gene encoding 17-beta-hydroxysteroid dehydrogenase 13-like isoform X3, which translates to MILRLYSSFILFWDFCIILMYFALQLLGSLFQLVKPPERKSVAGEIVAIFGTSRGVGRDLALQLAELGAKVACVDINSADNDKLVKSINSSGYIAHAFDCDVTNKNDVIRTTNSIEKTFGPISMLFHCCGVPSPRSLITEAPTIQATLELSVVSHFWLLEAILPKMKRHKHGHIVFLTSVAGLSGVKHQTPLSVAQFAVQGLFESVLDELRIEKLHKSIHTSLVHLYPFVITPNRRNDIRLRIPSAFGTIPSDAAARRIIDGVRRNKLEISIPKYLLWLGHVVRLLPRRATLLLRELFDTGVEF; encoded by the exons ATGATATTAAGACTGTACTCAAGCTTCATCCTATTTTGGgatttttgcataattttgatgtATTTTGCGCTCCAGTTGTTGGGATCACTGTTCCAACTAGTGAAACCTCCAGAGCGAAAATCAGTCGCCGGTGAAATCGTGGCG ATTTTTGGCACCAGTCGCGGTGTAGGACGTGACCTGGCGCTTCAATTAGCCGAACTCGGAGCCAAAGTGGCGTGTGTGGACATTAACTCTGCGGACAATGACAAGCTAGTCAAGAGCATTAACTCGAGCGGTTATATTGCCCATGCATTTGACTGCGACGTAACGAACAAGAATGACGTTATTCGAACGAcgaattcaattgaaaaaacGTTTGGGCCGATTTCAATGCTTTTTCATTGCTGCGGAGTGCCCAGCCCTCGATCACTGATCACGGAAGCCCCAACTATTCAAGCAACCCTCGAGCTGAGTGTTGTATCACATTTCTGG CTTCTGGAAGCaattttgccaaaaatgaaGCGTCACAAGCATGGTCACATTGTGTTTCTTACCTCGGTAGCCGGACTGAGCGGGGTAAAACATCAGACACCCTTGTCGGTGGCCCAGTTTGCCGTTCAGGGACTATTTGAAtcagtactcgacgaactgcgcATCGAGAAGTTACATAAAAGTATTCACACGTCCTTGGTTCACCTTTACCCGTTCGTAATAACTCCAAACCGCCGCAACGATATTCGACTGCGTATTCCGTCGGCATTCGGAACAATCCCATCGGATGCAGCAGCTCGTCGAATCATCGACGGCGTCCGaagaaacaaactcgaaattagTATTCCGAAATATCTGCTGTGGCTGGGACACGTAGTCCGTTTACTCCCGCGGCGAGCTACACTGCTACTGCGAGAGCTCTTCGATACCGGAGTGGAATTCTAG
- the LOC131429634 gene encoding ketohexokinase-like isoform X2, with amino-acid sequence MVEKRTLCVGLCNLDIIQVCEQFPLEDSDQRSTKSWWQRGGNASNNCTVLALLGAKCELLATFSDSEHFLFAIRDLQRRGISTENCVFHEGREIPLSTVWLSANSATRTIVHSNPNLPELTVDEFRRCNLKCYSWIHFEGRRSVDEIAKMIDTIKQWNKTRESPDRITVSVDLEKPRDSNSQLIPNVDIIFLGKDFARFLGYNTPSKSVHGFKKRYPGSYTIICPWGNIGVSALDQNNKYLCCGVYPPTTIQDSLGAGDTFCAGCIFQLNQGNSLQKAIEYGSQLAGLKIEDFGFDHLKDKIDQLK; translated from the exons ATGGTCGAAAAACGGACGCTATGCGTAGGACTCTGCAACCTGGACATCATACAGGTGTGTGAGCAATTTCCATTGGAGGACTCTGACCAACG TTCAACGAAAAGCTGGTGGCAACGAGGCGGTAACGCCTCTAATAACTGCACGGTTCTGGCACTGCTGGGTGCCAAATGCGAACTCCTAGCAACATTCAGTGATTCCGAACATTTTCTATTTGCCATTCGAGATCTACAGCGAAGAGGAATATCGACCGAGAACTGCGTCTTTCACGAAGGTCGTGAGATCCCGCTATCGACCGTGTGGTTGAGTGCCAACTCGGCAACTCGGACTATAGTACATTCGAATCCGAATCTTCCAGAATTGACGGTTGACGAGTTTCGTCGATGTAATTTGAAGTGCTATAGTTGGATTCATTTCGAG GGTAGACGAAGTGTGGatgaaatcgcaaaaatgatagaCACAATCAAACAATGGAACAAAACTCGCGAATCACCCGATCGAATCACTGTTTCAGTAGACCTCGAGAAACCGAGGGATTCTAATTCGCAGCTGATTCCCAATGTAGACATTATTTTTTTGGGGAAAGACTTTGCTCGGTTTCTAGGTTACAATACACCATCGAAATCGGTTCATGGGTTTAAAAAGCGCTACCCGGGGTC GTACACGATTATCTGTCCTTGGGGAAACATTGGCGTGAGCGCACTGGATCAAAACAACAAATACCTCTGCTGTGGAGTTTACCCACCGACAACGATCCAGGATAGTCTGGGAGCAGGAGATACGTTTTGTGCGGGGTGCATTTTTCAGCTAAACCAGGGTAACTCACTCCAGAAAGCTATTGAGTACGGTTCCCAACTGGCTGGTTTAAAAATAGAGGACTTTGGTTTCGATCATCTGAAGGATAAGATTGATCAATTAAAGTAA